A genomic stretch from Georgenia muralis includes:
- a CDS encoding ATP-binding protein: protein MNVERLHTVVLITPNGERRRLRKARRRAAARIGADDRAARRDAARARRVAEAAERRATVILPKAGEPGPAALRTSGRFRLPKHQDTSATWGRAYPFLAEGGLGADGMFVGQDLYSGSAFVYDPWVLYARGLITAPNVVVAGIVGSGKSSLAKSLCTRSISFGRRVYVACDPKGEWTPVAQAVGGQAITLGHGHRTRLNPLDPGHRRTDLDDAAWAAQLAARRRDLLGALAETVLDRRLTPLEHTAIDTALADVFRTSDVPVLPMVVDRLLAPDRRHDSDGRLAEDGRLPGHALRRLVAGDLAGMFDGPSTVTFDPTLPMVTLDLSAVAENDTAISLLMTCASAWMESALLDTAGGPRWVVYDEAWRLMSHPALLRRMDAQWRLARWYGIANMLIFHKLSDLENVGDAGSAMRALASSLLANAETRVIYRQESDQLGPTAAALGLTRTERGLLPTLNTGQGLWRIRERSFVVQHQLHPAEAQLFDTSTRLTANV, encoded by the coding sequence GTGAACGTCGAGCGGCTGCACACCGTCGTCCTCATCACACCGAACGGGGAACGGCGCCGTCTGCGCAAGGCCCGCCGCCGGGCCGCCGCCAGGATCGGCGCCGACGACCGGGCCGCCCGGCGCGACGCGGCCCGAGCCCGCCGGGTGGCCGAGGCCGCGGAGCGGCGCGCAACCGTGATCCTGCCCAAGGCCGGCGAGCCCGGGCCCGCGGCCCTGCGGACATCGGGCAGGTTCCGCCTGCCCAAGCATCAGGACACCTCCGCCACCTGGGGCAGGGCCTACCCGTTCCTCGCCGAGGGCGGCCTCGGCGCGGACGGGATGTTCGTCGGTCAAGACCTCTACTCGGGGTCCGCGTTCGTCTACGACCCGTGGGTGCTGTACGCGCGCGGCCTGATCACCGCTCCGAACGTCGTCGTCGCCGGCATCGTCGGCTCCGGCAAGTCCTCGCTCGCGAAGTCGCTGTGCACGCGGTCCATCTCGTTCGGACGACGCGTCTACGTCGCGTGCGACCCGAAAGGCGAGTGGACCCCCGTCGCCCAGGCCGTCGGCGGGCAGGCCATCACGCTGGGCCATGGGCATCGCACCAGGCTCAACCCTCTCGACCCGGGCCACCGCCGCACCGATCTCGATGACGCCGCGTGGGCAGCTCAGCTCGCCGCGCGTCGCCGAGACCTGCTCGGCGCGCTCGCCGAGACGGTCCTGGATCGGCGCCTGACCCCGCTCGAGCACACCGCGATCGACACCGCCTTGGCCGACGTCTTCCGCACCTCCGACGTCCCGGTCCTGCCGATGGTCGTCGACCGGCTCCTGGCCCCCGACCGCCGTCACGACAGCGACGGGCGCCTGGCCGAGGACGGCCGGTTGCCCGGGCACGCGCTGCGTCGCCTGGTCGCCGGGGACCTGGCCGGCATGTTCGATGGCCCGTCCACCGTGACGTTCGACCCGACCTTGCCGATGGTCACCCTCGACCTGTCCGCCGTGGCGGAGAACGACACGGCGATCTCCCTGCTCATGACCTGCGCCTCGGCGTGGATGGAGTCCGCGCTGCTCGACACCGCCGGTGGGCCACGCTGGGTCGTCTACGACGAGGCCTGGCGCCTCATGTCCCACCCGGCGCTGTTACGACGCATGGACGCCCAGTGGCGCCTGGCCCGCTGGTACGGGATCGCGAACATGCTCATCTTCCACAAGCTCTCCGACCTGGAGAACGTCGGCGACGCCGGCTCCGCCATGCGCGCGCTGGCATCCTCGCTGCTCGCCAACGCCGAGACACGGGTCATCTACCGGCAGGAGTCCGACCAGCTCGGCCCGACGGCCGCAGCCCTGGGGCTCACCCGCACCGAACGCGGCCTCCTGCCCACCCTCAACACAGGGCAGGGCCTGTGGCGCATCCGCGAACGATCCTTCGTCGTGCAGCACCAGCTCCACCCCGCCGAAGCCCAGCTCTTCGATACCTCCACCCGCCTCACCGCCAACGTCTAG
- a CDS encoding helix-turn-helix domain-containing protein, with translation MRAAERGIWKSAQMRRMLADAGLEISAGKMSGWWAGTPPTIRLDELDVLCAILECAPSDLMTPEPGKVAARRPQKAETVGGDNDVPPRVAPRFGKPRSEPPL, from the coding sequence ATGAGAGCCGCCGAGCGCGGCATCTGGAAGTCCGCGCAGATGCGCCGGATGCTCGCCGACGCGGGCCTGGAGATCAGCGCCGGAAAGATGTCAGGCTGGTGGGCCGGGACCCCACCCACGATCCGGCTGGACGAGCTCGACGTGCTCTGCGCGATCCTGGAGTGTGCCCCCTCGGACCTGATGACTCCCGAGCCGGGGAAGGTCGCCGCCCGCAGGCCGCAGAAGGCCGAGACCGTGGGCGGCGACAACGATGTCCCGCCGCGGGTGGCGCCCCGGTTCGGCAAGCCGCGGTCCGAGCCGCCGCTGTGA
- a CDS encoding tyrosine-type recombinase/integrase, with the protein MNLVALPGGATDEALGSAQDVEDFEQEIVDEYALAMAAAGLSDGHVRTTRATIIEFARALTGPLWEATFADADRFLAEQRRMGHAVSTRAGKAGALAQFYEFVIARYQGQLHRTTGVVVEQPIDEFNRQSGASLGKVRVPPADAEVDELFAAWRGSIPEARKYLPAARDYFAASLWRRLGLRITETVMLDIRDWRPDLGGFGKLHVRFGKGSRGRGFKARLVPAINGADQLIDWWLAEVRHQFGDDWADPDAPLLPSERFDAELGRCGRASDFALRRGLAIQTQRFLPAWSSRLTPHVLRHYCASSLYGAGMDLKAIQELLGHQWLSTTSGYIHVRSEHVELAWRGANQRVEARFAEEG; encoded by the coding sequence GTGAACCTCGTCGCGCTGCCGGGCGGCGCCACCGATGAGGCGCTGGGGAGCGCGCAGGATGTTGAGGACTTCGAGCAGGAGATCGTCGACGAGTACGCGCTGGCGATGGCCGCCGCCGGGCTCAGTGACGGGCATGTTCGCACGACGCGGGCGACGATCATCGAGTTCGCCCGAGCGCTGACCGGGCCGCTGTGGGAGGCGACCTTCGCGGACGCGGACCGGTTCCTCGCCGAGCAGCGGCGGATGGGCCATGCGGTGAGCACGAGAGCGGGCAAGGCCGGGGCGCTGGCGCAGTTTTACGAGTTCGTTATCGCCCGCTATCAGGGCCAGCTTCACCGGACGACCGGGGTGGTGGTCGAGCAGCCGATCGACGAGTTCAACCGACAGTCCGGCGCATCGCTGGGCAAGGTGCGAGTGCCGCCGGCCGATGCGGAGGTCGACGAGCTGTTCGCCGCGTGGCGGGGTTCGATCCCCGAGGCCCGCAAGTACCTGCCCGCCGCGCGCGACTACTTCGCCGCGTCGTTGTGGCGCAGGCTCGGGCTGCGAATCACCGAGACGGTGATGCTCGACATCCGCGACTGGCGTCCTGACCTGGGCGGGTTCGGCAAGCTGCATGTGCGGTTCGGGAAGGGCTCGCGGGGCCGCGGCTTCAAGGCGCGCCTGGTCCCGGCGATCAACGGTGCCGATCAGCTCATCGACTGGTGGCTGGCCGAGGTACGTCACCAGTTCGGCGACGACTGGGCCGATCCGGACGCGCCGCTGCTGCCCTCGGAGCGGTTCGATGCGGAGTTGGGCCGGTGCGGTCGCGCGAGCGACTTCGCGTTGCGACGGGGCCTGGCGATCCAGACTCAGCGGTTCCTGCCGGCCTGGTCGAGTCGGCTGACGCCTCACGTGCTGCGGCACTACTGCGCCTCCTCGTTGTACGGAGCCGGGATGGACTTGAAGGCGATTCAGGAGCTGCTGGGGCATCAGTGGCTCTCCACGACGTCGGGCTATATCCACGTGCGCAGCGAGCACGTCGAGCTGGCCTGGCGAGGCGCCAACCAGCGGGTCGAGGCCCGCTTCGCGGAAGAAGGGTGA
- a CDS encoding ArdC family protein: MGRWTPADAEAAAAVREAKLDEAHERLAAAVDAMAGSDGYRRAVEFAARFRSRSLNNALLIMAQHAEAYEAGRVPAPEPTLVAGYRQWQHLDRQVVKGQSGYVILAPVTARYATADPTSGPWRLLPRGEGPGPGEVVRDRLTGTRPAHVWDVSQTEGEPIPQQPVPRLLRGAAPGGLWEGLAAQVVGDGYTLRQVPTAGGIGGANGLTDFVARTVTVRGDMDDAARVKTLAHDPLTAPTMRLPAVSPT; encoded by the coding sequence ATGGGACGCTGGACACCGGCGGACGCCGAGGCCGCCGCCGCGGTGCGCGAGGCCAAGCTGGACGAGGCCCACGAGCGTCTGGCTGCCGCGGTCGACGCGATGGCCGGGAGCGACGGCTACCGGCGGGCGGTCGAGTTCGCGGCGCGGTTCCGCTCCCGCTCGCTCAACAACGCGCTCCTGATCATGGCCCAGCACGCCGAGGCGTACGAGGCCGGGCGGGTCCCCGCACCGGAGCCGACACTCGTCGCCGGGTACCGGCAGTGGCAGCACCTCGACCGGCAGGTGGTGAAGGGCCAGTCCGGGTACGTGATCCTGGCCCCGGTCACGGCGAGGTACGCCACCGCCGACCCCACGAGCGGGCCCTGGCGGCTCCTGCCCCGCGGTGAAGGCCCCGGGCCGGGTGAGGTCGTGCGCGATCGTCTGACCGGCACCCGGCCCGCTCACGTGTGGGACGTGAGTCAGACCGAGGGCGAGCCGATCCCGCAACAGCCGGTCCCACGGCTGCTGCGCGGCGCGGCCCCCGGGGGCCTGTGGGAGGGGCTGGCCGCTCAGGTCGTCGGCGACGGGTACACGCTCCGACAGGTCCCCACGGCAGGCGGGATCGGCGGCGCGAACGGCCTGACTGACTTCGTGGCCAGAACGGTGACCGTCCGCGGGGACATGGACGACGCCGCCCGGGTCAAGACATTGGCGCACGATCCGTTGACCGCACCAACGATGCGCCTTCCTGCAGTTTCGCCGACGTGA
- a CDS encoding tyrosine-type recombinase/integrase → MDESVGLSRDVTAIEVMAVGQVVVPDGDPVGVALLDAAGEPVPEVADFFASMLASGSSPGSLRSYAMDLLRWWRFLAAIGVPWQQAGRGEARDFVLWMRLVGPSGRARGYAPATINHALAVIKMFYEDRIRAGEGPVVNPVPPAEHRNGRRVQAHHNPMQPFAPGRRAPLRQKQPDRIPRALSDGKFDDLFAAMVCDRDRALLSFYVSTGARASELLSTTMDMIDPGSQRIAVQRKGSGRIQWLPASADAFVWLRLYEQQTRRPDGERALWLTRRSPIRPLTYSAVRRVLQRANATLGTGWTLHDLRHTAAQRMVDDPGLSLTDVQWVLGHEHITTTQIYLRPREDEVVARVQSHLRGRTDRPAQAMAVGSADYSAEVLELLLGSGSRG, encoded by the coding sequence GTGGATGAGAGTGTGGGGCTGTCGCGGGACGTGACGGCGATCGAGGTGATGGCAGTCGGGCAGGTTGTGGTGCCTGATGGTGATCCCGTCGGGGTAGCACTGCTCGACGCTGCCGGCGAGCCGGTGCCGGAGGTGGCCGACTTCTTCGCCTCGATGCTCGCCTCGGGATCGAGCCCGGGCTCGCTGCGCTCTTACGCGATGGATCTGTTGCGGTGGTGGCGGTTCCTCGCGGCGATTGGCGTGCCATGGCAGCAGGCCGGCAGAGGTGAAGCGCGCGACTTCGTGTTGTGGATGCGCCTGGTCGGCCCATCGGGCCGCGCCCGCGGGTACGCACCGGCGACGATCAACCACGCCCTGGCGGTGATCAAGATGTTCTACGAGGACCGGATCCGCGCGGGCGAGGGCCCCGTGGTCAACCCGGTGCCGCCTGCCGAGCACCGCAACGGGCGGCGGGTCCAGGCCCATCACAACCCGATGCAACCGTTCGCGCCGGGCCGGCGGGCGCCGCTGCGGCAGAAGCAGCCCGATCGGATCCCTCGCGCGTTGTCGGACGGGAAGTTCGACGACCTGTTCGCGGCGATGGTCTGCGATCGTGACCGGGCGTTGCTCTCGTTCTACGTCTCGACCGGCGCTCGGGCCTCGGAGCTGCTGAGCACGACGATGGACATGATCGACCCGGGTTCGCAGCGCATCGCCGTGCAGCGCAAGGGCTCGGGGCGCATCCAGTGGCTGCCGGCGTCCGCGGACGCGTTCGTGTGGTTGCGGCTGTACGAGCAGCAGACCCGTCGCCCCGATGGGGAGCGCGCACTGTGGTTGACGCGACGCTCCCCGATCCGGCCGCTGACCTACTCGGCCGTGCGGCGTGTGCTTCAACGCGCGAACGCGACGCTCGGCACGGGGTGGACGCTGCACGACCTGCGCCATACCGCCGCGCAGCGCATGGTCGACGACCCCGGCCTGTCGCTGACCGACGTCCAGTGGGTGCTCGGGCACGAGCACATCACCACCACCCAGATCTACCTACGTCCCCGCGAGGACGAGGTCGTCGCCCGGGTGCAGTCTCACCTGCGCGGTCGTACCGACCGGCCAGCTCAGGCGATGGCTGTCGGCAGCGCGGACTACTCGGCCGAGGTCCTCGAACTCCTCCTCGGTAGTGGTTCTCGTGGCTGA
- a CDS encoding tyrosine-type recombinase/integrase, which translates to MRFPGESWQQRWHASSVDQAGKEWIDLIGGHEEGPVRRRTFTGAAWRLIVLDVIRPDYAWLYSNMASKLTFDRCEELRDPEGFALMRRLCQQDRRLQPTDSQFSLRQLARVLMHNGGRLADITLEDCIEAYRAQDGYSSRQHSHWYSLLLTAGILPADSPPTIYGASRKGQFTIEELVDRYDVQCRPIRDLFVAYLYERRPGMDYNSIRYLASKLVLLFWKDLEIHEPGINSLHLSDEVAQCWKQRLHDVVRYGANRVGQKRQDPYTVLMSVRAFYADLSHWALQDPARWAPWAAPTPVDSRDLAGMTKAQKHARSRMHQRTRELAPLLPRLVDAAIAHRDATRERLDAARRTAPGHQFTVAGQTLRRTAPVTDPTQGGTGRKGVIRAYADSEPDVVRNLTLEAERGFWGWALVEVLRHTGARIEEVLEITHRSFVSYRLPSTGEIVPMLQITPSKTDKERLLVIGPELAMVFAEIITHVRQGAEHIPLISRYDAAERTYSPTLPFLFQRRWGLRDHEITKNYVMRLLDELVATAKITNNDGSPAKFTPHDFRRIFATEAVASGLPVHITAKILGHESIATTQTYVAIYDQDVIDHHRAFIARRRALRPSEEYREPTDSEWDDFLGHFAQRKLELGTCGRAYGTGCQHEHACIRCPMLRPDPTQHDRLEQIIASLTERIAEAHDQGWLGEVDGLQVSLDAAQLKLVQMQRTATNLGIPTIRKR; encoded by the coding sequence GTGAGGTTCCCGGGTGAGTCCTGGCAGCAGAGGTGGCACGCCTCCTCGGTCGACCAAGCTGGCAAGGAGTGGATCGACCTGATCGGCGGACACGAGGAGGGCCCGGTCCGACGACGCACCTTCACGGGCGCGGCCTGGCGGTTGATCGTGCTCGACGTGATCCGTCCGGACTACGCGTGGCTCTACTCGAACATGGCGTCAAAGCTCACGTTCGACAGGTGCGAGGAGCTGCGCGACCCGGAGGGGTTCGCGCTCATGCGTCGGCTGTGCCAGCAGGATCGCCGGCTGCAACCGACCGACTCGCAATTCTCTTTGCGTCAGCTGGCGAGGGTGCTGATGCACAACGGCGGCAGGCTCGCGGACATCACGCTCGAGGACTGCATCGAGGCCTACCGTGCGCAGGACGGCTACAGCAGCCGTCAGCACTCACACTGGTACTCCCTGCTGCTCACCGCCGGCATCCTGCCGGCCGACAGCCCGCCGACGATCTACGGCGCCTCACGCAAGGGGCAGTTCACGATCGAGGAGCTCGTCGACCGCTACGACGTGCAGTGCCGCCCCATCCGCGACCTGTTCGTGGCCTACCTCTACGAGCGGCGCCCCGGCATGGACTACAACTCCATCCGCTACCTGGCCTCCAAGCTCGTCCTGCTGTTCTGGAAAGACCTCGAGATCCACGAGCCGGGCATCAACTCGCTGCACCTGAGCGATGAGGTGGCCCAGTGCTGGAAGCAGCGCCTGCACGACGTCGTGCGCTACGGCGCGAACCGGGTCGGCCAGAAGCGGCAGGACCCATACACCGTCCTGATGAGCGTGCGCGCGTTCTACGCGGACCTCTCGCACTGGGCCCTGCAAGACCCCGCCCGGTGGGCGCCCTGGGCGGCGCCCACGCCGGTCGACTCGCGCGACCTGGCCGGCATGACCAAGGCCCAGAAGCACGCGCGATCGCGCATGCACCAACGCACCCGCGAGCTCGCGCCACTCCTGCCCCGCCTCGTCGACGCCGCGATCGCACACCGGGACGCCACGCGCGAACGACTCGACGCGGCTCGCCGCACCGCCCCTGGCCACCAGTTCACCGTCGCCGGCCAGACGCTTCGCCGCACCGCCCCGGTCACCGATCCCACGCAGGGCGGCACCGGCCGCAAGGGCGTGATCCGCGCCTACGCCGACAGCGAGCCCGACGTCGTACGGAACCTGACCCTCGAGGCGGAACGCGGGTTCTGGGGATGGGCGCTGGTCGAGGTGCTTCGGCATACCGGCGCCAGGATCGAGGAAGTCCTCGAGATCACCCACCGCTCGTTCGTCTCCTACCGGCTTCCCTCGACCGGCGAGATCGTTCCGATGCTCCAGATCACCCCGTCCAAGACCGACAAGGAACGCCTCCTCGTCATCGGCCCCGAGCTCGCGATGGTCTTTGCCGAGATCATCACCCACGTGCGCCAAGGCGCCGAGCACATCCCACTGATCAGCCGCTACGACGCCGCCGAACGGACCTACAGCCCCACACTGCCGTTCCTGTTCCAACGCCGCTGGGGGCTGCGCGACCACGAGATCACGAAGAACTACGTGATGCGCCTGCTCGACGAGCTGGTCGCCACGGCCAAGATCACCAACAACGACGGCTCCCCCGCCAAGTTCACCCCGCACGACTTCCGCCGGATCTTCGCCACCGAGGCCGTCGCCTCGGGCCTGCCCGTGCACATCACCGCCAAGATCCTCGGCCACGAGTCGATCGCCACGACCCAGACCTACGTCGCCATCTACGACCAGGACGTCATCGACCACCACCGCGCCTTCATCGCCCGCCGCCGAGCGCTACGCCCCTCCGAGGAATACCGCGAGCCCACCGACAGCGAATGGGACGACTTCCTCGGCCACTTCGCCCAGCGCAAGCTCGAACTCGGCACCTGCGGGCGCGCCTACGGCACCGGCTGCCAGCACGAACACGCCTGCATCCGCTGCCCCATGCTCCGGCCCGATCCCACCCAGCACGACCGCCTCGAGCAGATCATCGCCTCCCTCACCGAGCGCATCGCTGAGGCCCACGACCAGGGCTGGCTCGGCGAGGTCGACGGGCTACAGGTCAGCCTCGACGCCGCCCAGCTCAAGCTCGTCCAGATGCAGCGCACCGCCACGAACCTCGGAATACCCACCATACGGAAGCGATGA